A genomic segment from Impatiens glandulifera unplaced genomic scaffold, dImpGla2.1, whole genome shotgun sequence encodes:
- the LOC124918346 gene encoding uncharacterized mitochondrial protein AtMg00810-like: MKDLRHLSYFLGLEIASDKSGYYLSQAKYATDLISRASITETKVVNTPFDSTEHLTNTNGDPTDRRSTTGYSFFLGTSLISRRSKKQTVVSRSSTEFEYRALADTTSNLLWLQWVLQDMDVPSSAAIPLFYDNNSVMQIAHNDVFHERTKHIERDCHLT; the protein is encoded by the exons atgaaagatcttcGACATTTAAGTTATTTCTTGGGACTTGAAATAGCTTCCGACAAATCTGGTTATTATTTATCACAAGCTAAGTATGCAACTGATCTTATATCTCGGGCTAGTATTACTGAAACAAAAGTTGTTAACACACCCTTTGACTCCACAgaacatttgactaatactaatg GTGATCCAACTGATCGTCGATCCACTACTGGctattctttctttcttggaACATCTCTCATTTCAAGGAGAAGTAAGAAACAAACTGTTGTTTCTCGTTCTAGTACAGAATTTGAATATCGTGCTCTTGCAGATACTACCTCTAATCTTCTCTGGCTACAATGGGTACTTCAAGACATGGATGTTCCTTCATCCGCGGCTATTCCACTTTTCTATGATAATAATAGTGTAATGCAAATTGCTCATAATGATGTATTTCACGAACGAACCAAACATATAGAAAGAGATTGTCATCTGACATGA